ATACAACGTGTTAATAGCATTTTATCGCAAACATCGAGCTTACCAGTGAAAAATATGCTTCAAGATTTTCTTTCAAAAATACATTCGTAATTTTGCGCTCTATACCTTGATTGGTTTTAGGTCTTTCAAGGTTTCTTTTTTTGGAGGGGGCTACCCAGTACTGTATGAACCCATCAAACATTAATGATCAATAACGTTTTAGATCAGTATAAGACAAAATATTTAACCACAAGTCTACTTAAGTGAATTTTCGAATCGGAGGGCGTATATAGATTTCTCCGTCCTCTTTCCCGGATCTCTAAGTAACTATTTACGTTAGTAGCTGAAAAAAAGGACACAAAGTCCTCAATAGACTTCGTGTCCTCGAATGGTTCCACCCTAACGATTTTTGCCTGTACTTCGCTCCTCTTAGATCTTCCTCAACGGCTTCACTTCAACGTCCTCACATCCACCGTATTAGATATAACATCAACTTCATTCGGAATAATCCCTTTCTCAAACATATAATCGGCCACTGCTTGCCAACGTTGGCGGACGGTGTCATCAATAGGGGCTAGCGGGAATAAAGAGCCTTCTAATTGTTGACGAGCAACGGGTTCGGAGACGCCTTGGATCTCTTGAATTAATTGGACGGTGTGATCGACGTCTTTAGATAGAAGCGAAGCCTCTTCATTCAACCCTTCAAATACTTCACGAACGAGTTCAGAATGTTCCTTCAGGAAGCCATTTCGAACAATATACACCGTATCATTGTCAGATTCGATGTCGCCTGCGGATATGACCAGCTCTGCACCGAAGTCGACGAGCGCAACGGCTGTAAACGAACCCCATGTCGCCCAAGCATCGACTTGCCCGCTCTCAAAGGCAGGCCCTGCTTCCGTTGGCGGAAGATAGACAATCTCGACTTCGCTTGCATCGAGTCCACCTTTCTCCAGCGCTTTATATAGTAGGTATTCGCCGGTACCGCCGCGGTTTACAGCGATCTTCTTACCTCGAAGGTCGGAAGGACTCTTAATGCCGGCTTCCGGCTTGGCGACAATGCCTTGATTATCTTGATCGCCAGGCTGCTTCGTAAAAATGGTGAATTCGGATGATCCACCTACAAGAGCACTAATTGCAGCAGTGATCGAGCCAATCGTGATATCGATGGAATCAGCGTTTAACGCTTCGATCGCCGGAGACATGGCCGCAAAACCGCCGGTTTTTTCAACTTTCGCTCCGGCTGCTTCAAGCCTTTTATACAGGGGCCCGCCTTCATCGGATAAACTTAATGGCTGAGCACTGCGCAGTATGCCTAGACGAACGGGTACGGCCTCATCATCCTCAGGGTTGGCTTG
Above is a window of Paenibacillus sp. FSL K6-1330 DNA encoding:
- a CDS encoding ABC transporter substrate-binding protein: MRKISFHLLFIFLLVTLAACGKAGQAKQANPEDDEAVPVRLGILRSAQPLSLSDEGGPLYKRLEAAGAKVEKTGGFAAMSPAIEALNADSIDITIGSITAAISALVGGSSEFTIFTKQPGDQDNQGIVAKPEAGIKSPSDLRGKKIAVNRGGTGEYLLYKALEKGGLDASEVEIVYLPPTEAGPAFESGQVDAWATWGSFTAVALVDFGAELVISAGDIESDNDTVYIVRNGFLKEHSELVREVFEGLNEEASLLSKDVDHTVQLIQEIQGVSEPVARQQLEGSLFPLAPIDDTVRQRWQAVADYMFEKGIIPNEVDVISNTVDVRTLK